The Candidatus Methylomirabilota bacterium DNA segment TCACCGAGCTGCCCGCCAGGGCCGTGCTCCGCCACGGGACAGACTGGACCCTCGCGCGCATCCGGGAGCGCATCGCGGGGGCGGACCACGTCTTCGTGTCGGTCGACATGGATGTGCTCGACCCCGCCCATGCGCCGGGCGTGGGCTGGCACGAGCCGGGCGGGTTGACGAGCCGCGAGCTGATCGACCTGGTGGTGAGCCTGGCCCCGCTCACGCGGGGATTCGCGCTGAACGAGGTGAACCCGATGACGGATCACCGGGCGCAGACGAGCATCCTGGCGGCGAACCTGGTCTTCCAGTTTGCGGTGGCGGCGGCCGGGCGTCCCTGAGCCCCGGCCGGTTCACCGTTCAGTCTGGGTCGGCTACGTCCGATTGACGCACTTGACGAGGTGCCACCCGCGCAGGAGGTTGACGCGCCGGGTGACCTCCGGAGTGAGGCCGACGGCCTTGAGGAGGGGGGTCAGCGCCAGGTTCGTCTTCCAGCCGAGATGCGCGCACACCGGCGCCAGCGCGTCCTCGATCCGCCGCATCAGGGAGTTCTCGCTCCGGAAGTGGTTGAGGATCACGATGGTCCCGCCGGGCTTGGTCACGCGCCGCATCTCTCGCAGGACGGCGACCGGATCGGGAACGGCGCTGATGACATAGGTGGCCAGGGTCGCGTCGAACTCCGCCTCGCCGAAGTCCATGGCCGAGGCATCCATGACCTTCAGGATCGCGTTGTCCATCCGCAGGTTGTCGACCTTCTCCTGGGCCTTCCTCAGCATGCCTTCGGAGAGGTCGATCCCGACCAGGTCGATGCCGCGCGGATAGAACGGCAGGTTGAGCCCGGTCCCGATGCCGACCTCCAGGACCCGCCCGCGGGGGGGACTGCCGAGGAGGCGAACGGCGGCGATCCGGCCCGGCTCGAAGATCTTCTTGAACAGGAAGTCGTAGATCGGCGAGTAGAAATCGTAGGCGCGCCGGACCTGCCGCTCTTCCAGAGAGACTTCCAAGTCGCGTCCTCCTCTAGCGCCCTTCAGGTCGGCTCCGTAGTTCTAGCATTTTGCCGAAGGATCCGCAAGAACGATTCCCCTCACTGCAGGAACCGGAGCAGGGCCGTCGCGAGCCCCAGGAAGGAGAGGAACCCGAAGCAATCGGTGAACGTCGTCACGATCACGCCGGTCGCGACAGCCGGGTCCACGTGAATCAGCTTGAGGGCCACCGGGATGAGCGTCCCGGCCAGCCCTGCCACCAGCATGTTCGTGATCATCGCCAACCCGAGGATCAGGCCGAGCCACGCGTTCCCCTTCCAGAGATAGGCGATCAGGCCCGCCGCCAGCCCGGTGCCGACGCCGTTGGCGACGCCGATCAGCACCTCGCGGGCCAGCACCTTGCGCGTGTTGGCCAGCGTCAGGTCGCCCAGGGCGATCGCCCGGACGATGACCGTGAACGTCTGGATCCCGGCGTTCCCGCCCATCCCGGCCACGATGGGCATGAAGACCGCCAGCACCGCCGCCGTCTGGATGGCCGGCTCGAACAAGGCCACCACGCTGGCGGCCAGGATCGCGGTGGGCAGGTTGACGAGGAGCCAGAAGAAGCGGCGGCGCACCACCTTGGTCGGCGGGTCGAAGATCGTCTCGTCGCCCGCGACGCCGCCCAGGCGATGGATGTCCTCGGTGGCCTCCTCGTGGATGACGTCGATGACGTCGTCCACGGTGATGGTTCCCAGGAGCCGGTTGTCCTTGCTGACGACCGGCACCGCCACGAGGTTGTGCTTGGTGACGAGCCGGGCGACCTCTTCCTGATCGGTGTCGGCGCTCACGCTGACGACGTCCGCCCGCCGGATCGCGTGGACGGGCGTCGAGGGGTCGGCCGTGATCAGCCGGCGCAGGGGGACGACGCCCACCAGGTGGTCGTGGTCGTCCACGACGTAGACGTAGAAGAGGCCCTCGGCCGCCGCGGACTTGCGGACATGATCGAGAGCCTGACCCACGGTCATGTCCTCGTGCACGGCCACGAACTCGGGCGTCATGATGCCGCCCGCGGTGGACTCGCCGTAGCGGAGGAGCTCCTGGACCTCCTCGGACTCCTCCTCCTTCATCAGGTCGAGGATCTGCTCGGCTTGCGCCTCGGGCAGGGTCTCGACCACGTCGGCCGCCTCGTCGGGCGGCATGCGGTCGAGGATCTCGGAGACCTCTCCCTGGTCGAGCGCCTGCACGAGCTCGAGCAGGCTGTCGTCGTCCATCTCGGCCAGGACGGCGCCGGCCCGCTCTCGGGGAAGGTCCCGGAAGAGCCGGACCTGATCGCCGATCGGCAGCTCGCGCAGCACCCGGGCCAGGTCGGCCGGGTGAGTGGACTCCAGCAGCTCCGTGAGCTGCTCGGGATGCGGCTCCGGATCGGCCAGCAGCCGCGAAACCTCCTGTTGCAGGCGCGAGGTCTCCTCGGCTTCCATCACCATCGCGTCACGGGCCGGGGCGCGGGGTAGGACCCATGGGCGGCCC contains these protein-coding regions:
- the mgtE gene encoding magnesium transporter: MEAEETSRLQQEVSRLLADPEPHPEQLTELLESTHPADLARVLRELPIGDQVRLFRDLPRERAGAVLAEMDDDSLLELVQALDQGEVSEILDRMPPDEAADVVETLPEAQAEQILDLMKEEESEEVQELLRYGESTAGGIMTPEFVAVHEDMTVGQALDHVRKSAAAEGLFYVYVVDDHDHLVGVVPLRRLITADPSTPVHAIRRADVVSVSADTDQEEVARLVTKHNLVAVPVVSKDNRLLGTITVDDVIDVIHEEATEDIHRLGGVAGDETIFDPPTKVVRRRFFWLLVNLPTAILAASVVALFEPAIQTAAVLAVFMPIVAGMGGNAGIQTFTVIVRAIALGDLTLANTRKVLAREVLIGVANGVGTGLAAGLIAYLWKGNAWLGLILGLAMITNMLVAGLAGTLIPVALKLIHVDPAVATGVIVTTFTDCFGFLSFLGLATALLRFLQ
- a CDS encoding class I SAM-dependent methyltransferase, which produces MEVSLEERQVRRAYDFYSPIYDFLFKKIFEPGRIAAVRLLGSPPRGRVLEVGIGTGLNLPFYPRGIDLVGIDLSEGMLRKAQEKVDNLRMDNAILKVMDASAMDFGEAEFDATLATYVISAVPDPVAVLREMRRVTKPGGTIVILNHFRSENSLMRRIEDALAPVCAHLGWKTNLALTPLLKAVGLTPEVTRRVNLLRGWHLVKCVNRT